The Pyrenophora tritici-repentis strain M4 chromosome Unknown M4_contig_00028, whole genome shotgun sequence genome contains the following window.
cgttgacaaatgggttggggttgggttggggtcgcaaaatttctaacccaaccccaaccacaccccgacccatttgccagcgtagCTACGATACTCTATCCTTGCTACAAAACATATTGCGATACACAGTAGGAGCCTGCGGGGCTAGTGTTAAATAATTACAATTTTTAAGCTTTATAGGCAACGTATAAAGGCTTACTAAGGCCTCGTATATAGCTACgtgttagaacaaggtctcctctggtggtatgactaccataggcgaccgagtagaggtacgaaaggtaaccctgtattggattgaacttcactaagagctattgttctatctacttgttgttatgatgatcttaggacgtacatgacagatcatcattccgcgtcggtccttctgctcgggcttactccacgaacctcacctcgccgacctggactgaacctaacatattcttaacactcccctcagggcaggtccggtccaaggacaactcctaattggttcttgaatctctcgaatgcgactcgctgcaatggctttgtcattccatcagccaccatgtctgcagttggaacgtaggccacatcgagtttgccttgttctgctaggtctcggataaaatgataacagacgtcgatgtgctttgatctttcgtgaaggtgagggttctttgtaagtgcaatggcaccctggttgtctcctagcatctggaccttgttggtgtcttttccaatgtactttgggaacccaagatctctaaacatttgagcaatccactggccttgcttgcagcatgttgatagtgcgatgtattcagattcgcagcttgacgttgcaacagaccgttgcttcttgctagaccatgatattggacctccgtagaacattgcagtgctccctgaaacgctctttcggtctaccatgtcgcttgcccagtcagcatcagagtagatgacaaattgcgagtgtactccccctggtccgtagcgtagcttcaatgtcactgtcgaccttagatatcgtagcaggttcttcaacgcatggccatggtgttctgctggatcgctcatgtattggcttagctttccgagggtgaatgcaatgtctggacgtgtaagaaccatagcaaacataaggctccctatcacttgctggtattcagtgatgtcgattcgggtgtcgttgtcagtggctggcctaaatgaagtgtaatctgcagatggaatcttcttgtctctgtgttgtttgctagacattccaaacttgtcaagtactgcgtgtaggtactgttcttgatcgaggtagattgtgcggcgctttctgtctcgcgtaactcgtactccaaggatcttatgaatctcccccaggttcttggtgttgaatcttccagaaagcttctcgtagaaccaatcaatttgagctcgatcttttgcagcagcagcaatgtcatcaacgtagacgaggatacggagttgtttttctttgtggataaacatgcacgggtctgcgaggctttgtacgaatccccatgccagaagttctttctttatcaacaagttccagtcgcgagcagcctgtttgagtccgtataagctgcggagaactctaaggacgtatccttttttgacttctactccttggggttgcttaagaaagatctcttccttcaagtgcgactctgtgaatgcattcttaatgtcaaagtggaaacattccaggttttccgctgcgacagtggccataaacagacgtaaggtgtccatgcggactgtcggggcaaaagtctcgttgtagtctgttccgtgtgcttgcgtaaaacctcttgccacaaggcgtgccttaaacctctcaacagtcccgtcgagattcgttttgactgtaaaaacccactttgaatcaaccatgttcgcgtcttttggctttggaacttcctcccaggttcgattctctattaacgcgattatctcttcaagtattgctgctttccattgctttccatactttgggtcgttgatagcttgctcgtgtgtctgggggatctggattcctgcgatctcggttgctgcgaaagccttctcagatagtcgtgtttgctcttctgtaaggccaacttgggctagcatagctttaacgatcttgctaaatctctcgtcctcaacaatctcttcgttagacctcttccgtttggcttgtctagtgaagtatcgtggaatctccttttctcgtacagactgggtacacggttcttcgggcccctcttcgttcacaagattaggaacccgctcatcagatggtgcagtaggaggaatagtagttagcctccttggtcttcctctgtgacgcttcactggttcatgagttagctctgccgaagatggttccattaggttctcggaaactggttctattggttctgcaggagatggttccattggttcggtaggagatggttccattggttctgcaggagatggttccattcgttcggtaggagttggttccattcgttcggcaGGAGATAATTCTagatccttcctaggtcttcctcttggttttcggtctggcatcgtattctgcgttccttgtggtccagctggtatgtttcgcagtcgtagttcaactttccctccaggggtgtattcgtccactgacaatcggcttgtccttgaggtgtatccaagctctggcgaatagaacttgaactgcttatttgttgtctcagaatatcccataaatactccaattctgccacggtccacgagcttgtcatgtcgttggtctgctggaatcgttttagggttgatgtacgaatagcatttgctcccccatacacggatgtggtcaatggatggtttcgttcctgtgaatgcctcttcaggactgacttgctttccattgatcataggtcctgtgtttgtacggttgcgtaggtatgcgtctgcttcgacagcttcatcccaaaactcaattggtaaaccagcgtctttcaacattgctctcatatcagcttcagcagtttggatgtttcgctcggctggtccattctggtgtgaggaagcaattgttgtaggctgaatttccacgccttgtgtaactctccattcctcagcttgctgtagaagttctggtgcattgtcggttccagcagctttgactttctcgccagtttgatgttctacaaaggtcttccagattcggagttcccgttgtgcgtctccctttttcttcagcgggataacccagtttttccgcgtgtagctatcaataatttggaggaaccacctgtttcctcgtagagatgttggaaagggtccagcaatgtcaaactgtactaaggctagcttcgtggccttgtgctctcttagctgcttagggatgctgttcttcatctttgtcagggaacacacttcgcagatttcaatcttctctggaacttgaatcttcttctggagagttgtaacttcgtggagtttggcaatctttgtaggtcctaggtgtgcgaaacgtctgtgatacagcaggtatctctccttttcattaaccttaagctcgctcttaactggtgtatggggttccgtgcctaggaatgctgtctcgtggtatccatcggcaatgtgtgacactacgtagaggccgtcgtccatagttgctttaataatgatctcctttcctagtttgaagcatagtacgtgtgaattgaaacgacccttcaggcctgctgcgcaaattcttctccctgataacaaattgactccaaggttaggtacaagcagtacttctgacaaccatgtcgacgatccgtctttacacaccacttgagcttctcctttccagtctgcatataattctccccctccaacccgaactagtcttcgcttgatcttcatcattcgtctaaacaatgagggttggtcagacatgtgggaggaggcgccagtgtcggcagcccaagtagatggagaggccttaccgacaatgtcttttgagagacggcatgtctcaatttcctcgggttcagagtctgaggtctcggataattcatctgactctgaattgacttcttcggctccatatgctttgccagtctTTTTGTGAGAATTCCTTTGCTTGAGTGTCTTAATAGGCGgcttagatgatttcttagcgtcgtattccttaaggagctttcgagctctctcacgtcttggacagtctcgtacgccatgggctccgtcacaaaggaagcattggaccATAAACTTAGtaccagattcggagtcagacgatagtggtgagctcttgtgatttcggcgcttgtaaggcggaacatacttctccgtcttccggaatgctgggagagctttttcgtcggcgtcttgctggtctcgaacctccttctcttccagaaacttaagtttctgttcaaccgtaaggttaagttgggcgtttaaggtgtcaatcgtagtcttaaattctttcgggagtgatctaataagaacgagtagtagtgcagagtccttgtaagctccgttggtgtcagcgtctgctgctacgagtttgcgtcggtattcctttagcttttcccatgatccaacaatTGTGTTCCCAGGATTGaatgtgaacgtttgaattctggtcatgtaaatgttggcggttgtggcgtcagtttgggtgtacttcttttgtaggtaggcccagaactggaaggcagtgtcgtattcgtcaataagggcttggtcatcttcagtaagcgaccgaaacaagagatcgattgcagtggcttcatcttctaggtacttgtctcttttttcaatgttgacgcggatcttagtatgcttgtctgcttcagcaatttccaactcttccatagcctccgttAGTTCACCGGCTATTGCTATTTGGCAGTGCTGTACCAGGtttttctcgcagacatagaagactttcttccccttaagcttgaccttgtttcggcggaaccaagtatcgtggttttcagctgtaagttggggaatcttccattcttccttctctacagccatcttgtgtgttttgagttggtgagactattatgcgagcaaggtacgtggtatgatgctaagagtgtaggtgatgcgggcgatgcgggcgatacaggcgatgcgggcgatgcgggcgatccgggtgatattctgcgggcggtgcagtcgttatcggttctcgggtgtagagacggtgtatttaagtgtgattgcgtgttaaccgcgttgtacacgacttcttttcttttctgattccttcttgaatctaagtccttcgtgacttgggtggatgttttgattccttcttgaatctgagtccttcgtgactcgggtaggtgtttgaaaacaataacgttgggttaggcaaccgggctcataacctgttagaacaaggtctcctctggtggtatgactaccataggcgaccgagtagaggtacgaaaggtaaccctgtattggattgaacttcactaagagctattgttctatctacttgttgttatgatgatcttaggacgtacatgacagatcatcattccgcgtcggtccttctgctcgggcttactccacgaacctcacctcgccgacctggactgaacctaacatattcttaacactccccctcagggcaggtccggtccaaggacaactcctaattggttcttgaatctctcgaatgcgactcgctgcaatggctttgtcattccatcagccaccatgtctgcagttggaacgtaggccacatcgagtttgccttgttctgctaggtctcggataaaatgataacagacgtcgatgtgctttgatctttcgtgaaggtgagggttctttgtaagtgcaatggcaccctggttgtctcctagcatctggaccttgttggtgtcttttccaatgtactttgggaacccaagatctctaaacatttgagcaatccactggccttgcttgcagcatgttgatagtgcgatgtattcagattcgcagcttgacgttgcaacagaccgttgcttcttgctagaccatgatattggacctccgtagaacattgcagtgctccctgaaacgctctttcggtctaccatgtcgcttgcccagtcagcatcagagtagatgacaaattgcgagtgtactcccctggtccgtagcgtagcttcaatgtcactgtcgaccttagatatcgtagcaggttcttcaacgcatggccatggtgttctgctggatcgctcatgtattggcttagctttccgagggtgaatgcaatgtctggacgtgtaagaaccatagcaaacataaggctccctatcacttgctggtattcagtgatgtcgattcgggtgtcgttgtcagtggctggcctaaatgaagtgtaatctgcagatggaatcttcttgtctctgtgttgtttgctagacattccaaacttgtcaagtactgcgtgtaggtactgttcttgatcgaggtagattgtgcggcgctttctgtctcgcgtaactcgtactccaaggatcttatgaatctcccccaggttcttggtgttgaatcttccagaaagcttctcgtagaaccaatcaatttgagctcgatcttttgcagcagcagcaatgtcatcaacgtagacgaggatacggagttgtttttctttgtggataaacatgcacgggtctgcgaggctttgtacgaatccccatgccagaagttctttctttatcaacaagttccagtcgcgagcagcctgtttgagtccgtataagctgcggagaactctaaggacgtatccttttttgacttctactccttggggttgcttaagaaagatctcttccttcaagtgcgactctgtgaatgcattcttaatgtcaaagtggaaacattccaggttttccgctgcgacagtggccataaacagacgtaaggtgtccatgcggactgtcggggcaaaagtctcgttgtagtctgttccgtgtgcttgcgtaaaacctcttgccacaaggcgtgccttaaacctctcaacagtcccgtcgagattcgttttgactgtaaaaacccactttgaatcaaccatgttcgcgtcttttggctttggaacttcctcccaggttcgattctctattaacgcgattatctcttcaagtattgctgctttccattgctttccatactttgggtcgttgatagcttgctcgtgtgtctgggggatctggattcctgcgatctcggttgctgcgaaagccttctcagatagtcgtgtttgctcttctgtaaggccaacttgggctagcatagctttaacgatcttgctaaatctctcgtcctcaacaatctcttcgttagacctcttccgtttggcttgtctagtgaagtatcgtggaatctccttttctcgtacagactgggtacacggttcttcgggcccctcttcgttcacaagattaggaacccgctcatcagatggtgcagtaggaggaatagtagttagcctccttggtcttcctctgtgacgcttcactggttcatgagttagctctgccgaagatggttccattaggttctcggaaactggttctattggttctgcaggagatggttccattggttcggtaggagatggttccattggttctgcaggagatggttccattcgttcggtaggagttggttccattcgttcggcaGGAGATAATTCTagatccttcctaggtcttcctcttggttttcggtctggcatcgtattctgcgttccttgtggtccagctggtatgtttcgcagtcgtagttcaactttccctccaggggtgtattcgtccactgacaatcggcttgtccttgaggtgtatccaagctctggcgaatagaacttgaactgcttatttgttgtctcagaatatcccataaatactccaattctgccacggtccacgagcttgtcatgtcgttggtctgctggaatcgttttagggttgatgtacgaatagcatttgctccccatacacggatgtggtcaatggatggtttcgttcctgtgaatgcctcttcaggactgacttgctttccattgatcataggtcctgtgtttgtacggttgcgtaggtatgcgtctgcttcgacagcttcatcccaaaactcaattggtaaaccagcgtctttcaacattgctctcatatcagcttcagcagtttggatgtttcgctcggctggtccattctggtgtgaggaagcaattgttgtaggctgaatttccacgccttgtgtaactctccattcctcagcttgctgtagaagttctggtgcattgtcggttccagcagctttgactttctcgccagtttgatgttctacaaaggtcttccagattcggagttcccgttgtgcgtctccctttttcttcagcgggataacccagtttttccgcgtgtagctatcaataatttggaggaaccacctgtttcctcgtagagatgttggaaagggtccagcaatgtcaaactgtactaaggctagcttcgtggccttgtgctctcttagctgcttagggatgctgttcttcatctttgtcagggaacacacttcgcagatttcaatcttctctggaacttgaatcttcttctggagagttgtaacttcgtggagtttggcaatctttgtaggtcctaggtgtgcgaaacgtctgtgatacagcaggtatctctccttttcattaaccttaagctcgctcttaactggtgtatggggttccgtgcctaggaatgctgtctcgtggtatccatcggcaatgtgtgacactacgtagaggccgtcgtccatagttgctttaataatgatctcctttcctagtttgaagcatagtacgtgtgaattgaaacgacccttcaggcctgctgcgcaaattcttctccctgataacaaattgactccaaggttaggtacaagcagtacttctgacaaccatgtcgacgatccgtctttacacaccacttgagcttctcctttccagtctgcatataattctccccctccaacccgaactagtcttcgcttgatcttcatcattcgtctaaacaatgagggttggtcagacatgtgggaggaggcgccagtgtcggcagcccaagtagatggagaggccttaccgacaatgtcttttgagagacggcatgtctcaatttcctcgggttcagagtctgaggtctcggataattcatctgactctgaattgacttcttcggctccatatgctttgccagtctTTTTGTGAGAATTCCTTTGCTTGAGTGTCTTAATAGGCGgcttagat
Protein-coding sequences here:
- a CDS encoding UBN2 multi-domain protein; this encodes MAVEKEEWKIPQLTAENHDTWFRRNKVKLKGKKVFYVCEKNLVQHCQIAIAGELTEAMEELEIAEADKHTKIRVNIEKRDKYLEDEATAIDLLFRSLTEDDQALIDEYDTAFQFWAYLQKKYTQTDATTANIYMTRIQTFTFNPGNTIVGSWEKLKEYRRKLVAADADTNGAYKDSALLLVLIRSLPKEFKTTIDTLNAQLNLTVEQKLKFLEEKEVRDQQDADEKALPAFRKTEKYVPPYKRRNHKSSPLSSDSESGTKFMVQCFLCDGAHGVRDCPRRERARKLLKEYDAKKSSKPPIKTLKQRNSHKKTGKAYGAEEVNSESDELSETSDSEPEEIETCRLSKDIVGKASPSTWAADTGASSHMSDQPSLFRRMMKIKRRLVRVGGGELYADWKGEAQVVCKDGSSTWLSEVLLVPNLGVNLLSGRRICAAGLKGRFNSHVLCFKLGKEIIIKATMDDGLYVVSHIADGYHETAFLGTEPHTPVKSELKVNEKERYLLYHRRFAHLGPTKIAKLHEVTTLQKKIQVPEKIEICEVCSLTKMKNSIPKQLREHKATKLALVQFDIAGPFPTSLRGNRWFLQIIDSYTRKNWVIPLKKKGDAQRELRIWKTFVEHQTGEKVKAAGTDNAPELLQQAEEWRVTQGVEIQPTTIASSHQNGPAERNIQTAEADMRAMLKDAGLPIEFWDEAVEADAYLRNRTNTGPMINGKQVSPEEAFTGTKPSIDHIRVWGANAIRTSTLKRFQQTNDMTSSWTVAELEYLWDILRQQISSSSSIRQSLDTPQGQADCQWTNTPLEGKLNYDCETYQLDHKERRIRCQTENQEEDLGRI
- a CDS encoding UBN2 multi-domain protein; this encodes MAVEKEEWKIPQLTAENHDTWFRRNKVKLKGKKVFYVCEKNLVQHCQIAIAGELTEAMEELEIAEADKHTKIRVNIEKRDKYLEDEATAIDLLFRSLTEDDQALIDEYDTAFQFWAYLQKKYTQTDATTANIYMTRIQTFTFNPGNTIVGSWEKLKEYRRKLVAADADTNGAYKDSALLLVLIRSLPKEFKTTIDTLNAQLNLTVEQKLKFLEEKEVRDQQDADEKALPAFRKTEKYVPPYKRRNHKSSPLSSDSESGTKFMVQCFLCDGAHGVRDCPRRERARKLLKEYDAKKSSKPPIKTLKQRNSHKKTGKAYGAEEVNSESDELSETSDSEPEEIETCRLSKDIVGKASPSTWAADTGASSHMSDQPSLFRRMMKIKRRLVRVGGGELYADWKGEAQVVCKDGSSTWLSEVLLVPNLGVNLLSGRRICAAGLKGRFNSHVLCFKLGKEIIIKATMDDGLYVVSHIADGYHETAFLGTEPHTPVKSELKVNEKERYLLYHRRFAHLGPTKIAKLHEVTTLQKKIQVPEKIEICEVCSLTKMKNSIPKQLREHKATKLALVQFDIAGPFPTSLRGNRWFLQIIDSYTRKNWVIPLKKKGDAQRELRIWKTFVEHQTGEKVKAAGTDNAPELLQQAEEWRVTQGVEIQPTTIASSHQNGPAERNIQTAEADMRAMLKDAGLPIEFWDEAVEADAYLRNRTNTGPMINGKQVSPEEAFTGTKPSIDHIRVWGSKCYSYINPKTIPADQRHDKLVDRGRIGVFMGYSETTNKQFKFYSPELGYTSRTSRLSVDEYTPGGKVELRLRNIPAGPQGTQNTMPDRKPRGRPRKDLELSPAERMEPTPTERMEPSPAEPMEPSPTEPMEPSPAEPIEPVSENLMEPSSAELTHEPVKRHRGRPRRLTTIPPTAPSDERVPNLVNEEGPEEPCTQSVREKEIPRYFTRQAKRKRSNEEIVEDERFSKIVKAMLAQVGLTEEQTRLSEKAFAATEIAGIQIPQTHEQAINDPKYGKQWKAAILEEIIALIENRTWEEVPKPKDANMVDSKWVFTVKTNLDGTVERFKARLVARGFTQAHGTDYNETFAPTVRMDTLRLFMATVAAENLECFHFDIKNAFTESHLKEEIFLKQPQGVEVKKGYVLRVLRSLYGLKQAARDWNLLIKKELLAWGFVQSLADPCMFIHKEKQLRILVYVDDIAAAAKDRAQIDWFYEKLSGRFNTKNLGEIHKILGVRVTRDRKRRTIYLDQEQYLHAVLDKFGMSSKQHRDKKIPSADYTSFRPATDNDTRIDITEYQQVIGSLMFAMVLTRPDIAFTLGKLSQYMSDPAEHHGHALKNLLRYLRSTVTLKLRYGPGGVHSQFVIYSDADWASDMVDRKSVSGSTAMFYGGPISWSSKKQRSVATSSCESEYIALSTCCKQGQWIAQMFRDLGFPKYIGKDTNKVQMLGDNQGAIALTKNPHLHERSKHIDVCYHFIRDLAEQGKLDVAYVPTADMVADGMTKPLQRVAFERFKNQLGVVLGPDLP